TCGCTGGCCTCGTAGATGCTCGTGCGCGGGCAGTTGGGGAAGTTGCACCCGGCGAAGACCAACGTGTCCACCCCGTGCTCGCGCAGAAAGACCTCCAGCGTCGTCCGGTAAAAAGCGCCCCAGCGCGGCTTGTAGAGGATGAACTCGTGTTCCCCGATGACCTGGGCCACCTCGGCCAGCAGCGAAGAGGCGTCGAGCCGCACCCCGGGCGAAGGCTTGAGCGCGGCGACAATTTCCGCCCCGTCCGTATCCGGTTCGACGATCCCGCCCCCGGCGGCGATGCTCACCCGGCGGCACAGGTCGGCGTTGGAGCCGTCGGGTTTGTACAGGCGCACCACATGGACGATGGGCAGGCCCCGCCGACGGTACACCTCCAGCAACCGCGTAATAGCGGGCACCACCTCTGCCGTTCCGGCTACGCAGGCCGCCGCCCCCGGCACGACAAAGTCGTTCTGCATGTCGATAACGACCAGCGCGGAAGAGAGGAAACGGGGTTCAGTAAAGACGGACATAATCGGATAAGCGGGTTAAATGAAGCCCACAGGCGTTGCCTCATGGATCGCCCAGCCGATGAATTGTTCCCTCAATAGGGCAAAGTGTTCAGACCCCGGGTGAAAGCCGGGCAACAGAAATATCCTCACGCGCACATGCTTCCCTACTCCCGGTAGAGCAGGCGGCCGCAACTGTCGCAGTGGGCGGGCTCCTTGTCCTTGAGGACGGTGCCCTCGACTTCGCCGGAAACCTTCAGGTAGCAGCCGCCGCAATGCTGGTCGCGCATGGGCACGGCCCAGGGGGCGCGGGGATGGCGGTTGTGGGCGACGCGGTAGGCATCGAGCCACTTGGCCGGAACGTCCCCGGCGGCGGCTTCGGCGGCGGCGCTGGCCTCGCCGATTTCGCCCTGCACGGCTTCCATCTGCTTGTTCAGCCGCTCGATTTCCTTTTCAAAAAGCCGGATCTGCTCGCGGTGGGCGGCCTCGGAGTCGGCGGTGGCCTTGGTCTGCTCGTCAAAGGTCAGCATCAACCCGATTTCCTGCTCCTCGCAGGTGCCGATCTGCGCCTCCAGCGACTCGATCTGGTGAGTGAGCGCCGTGTACTCCTCGTTCTTTTTGACCTCCATCTGCTGGGTCTTGTACTTGATGACCTGGGCTTCGAGGGTTTGCACCTCCTTGTCCAGATCGACCCGCCGCACCTCGATCTGCTTGAGCGCCTGCCGGTCGGCCTCGATGGCGGCCTGCTCCTCGGCCACCCGGGCCTTGGCCTTGTCCACCTCACGGGGGATCAGGTGAAGCTGCGTTTCGAGCGCGAGTTTACGTGTTTCCCGCTCTTGCAGGGTGAGGAGTTTCTGCACGTCGGCGTTCACATCGCCACGATGGCGGCCAGCACCGCCCCTGTGAAG
This DNA window, taken from Ruficoccus amylovorans, encodes the following:
- a CDS encoding cysteine hydrolase family protein, yielding MSVFTEPRFLSSALVVIDMQNDFVVPGAAACVAGTAEVVPAITRLLEVYRRRGLPIVHVVRLYKPDGSNADLCRRVSIAAGGGIVEPDTDGAEIVAALKPSPGVRLDASSLLAEVAQVIGEHEFILYKPRWGAFYRTTLEVFLREHGVDTLVFAGCNFPNCPRTSIYEASERDFRVVLARDAVSGLYPKGEEELAAIGVKLMDTDELASVLA
- a CDS encoding zinc ribbon domain-containing protein translates to MMTRAKTLFFWRTVGAKKRFGAGFTLHRGGAGRHRGDVNADVQKLLTLQERETRKLALETQLHLIPREVDKAKARVAEEQAAIEADRQALKQIEVRRVDLDKEVQTLEAQVIKYKTQQMEVKKNEEYTALTHQIESLEAQIGTCEEQEIGLMLTFDEQTKATADSEAAHREQIRLFEKEIERLNKQMEAVQGEIGEASAAAEAAAGDVPAKWLDAYRVAHNRHPRAPWAVPMRDQHCGGCYLKVSGEVEGTVLKDKEPAHCDSCGRLLYRE